From Candidatus Methanoplasma cognatum, one genomic window encodes:
- a CDS encoding 50S ribosomal protein L13 produces MVTVIDAKGLIHGRLASNVAEMIMGGEEVVILNAEAIVITGRKEIVFADFKAKVDRGDTTKRKGPFYPRRADLLFKRCVRGMIPWKTSSGRDAYRRLHVFVGTPKQFESCDKLRPEEADREITGKYTTLGAVSKFLGSNVR; encoded by the coding sequence ATGGTTACGGTCATTGATGCAAAAGGACTGATCCACGGCAGGCTTGCCAGCAATGTCGCCGAAATGATCATGGGCGGGGAAGAGGTAGTGATCCTCAATGCGGAAGCAATTGTGATAACGGGTCGGAAAGAGATCGTATTCGCCGACTTCAAAGCAAAGGTCGACCGCGGAGACACCACGAAGAGGAAAGGACCCTTCTATCCCCGCAGGGCGGATCTGCTTTTCAAGCGCTGCGTCAGAGGTATGATACCTTGGAAGACGAGCAGCGGAAGGGACGCATACAGGAGGCTCCACGTGTTCGTGGGGACGCCTAAGCAGTTCGAATCATGCGACAAACTGAGGCCCGAAGAGGCAGACAGAGAGATCACCGGCAAATACACAACCCTGGGAGCCGTCTCAAAATTCCTGGGATCCAACGTGAGATGA
- a CDS encoding 30S ribosomal protein S9 — MEHVNTSGKRKTAIARATVKEGTGRVTINKVPLETYGPELARLKIQEPLGLVPEKASGVDIAVLVNGGGVMGQAAAARTAIARGLVDFYKDEEMEAVFRAYDRTLIINDDRRKLPKNPLGHGARAKKQKSYR, encoded by the coding sequence ATGGAGCACGTAAATACAAGCGGAAAAAGAAAGACTGCGATCGCGAGAGCGACCGTCAAAGAGGGTACCGGCAGGGTGACGATCAACAAAGTGCCTCTGGAAACATACGGCCCGGAACTGGCAAGACTCAAGATCCAGGAGCCTCTGGGTCTTGTGCCCGAGAAGGCGTCCGGAGTGGACATAGCGGTGCTTGTCAACGGAGGAGGAGTGATGGGTCAGGCCGCAGCGGCAAGGACCGCGATAGCGAGAGGCCTGGTCGACTTCTACAAAGACGAAGAGATGGAAGCGGTGTTCAGAGCGTACGACAGAACGCTCATCATCAACGATGACAGAAGGAAGCTTCCCAAGAACCCCCTCGGACACGGCGCCCGCGCCAAGAAGCAGAAGTCATATCGTTAA
- a CDS encoding DNA-directed RNA polymerase subunit N, which produces MIIPVRCFTCGKVVGSAYPEYVKRVGMGENPKDVLNSLGFERYCCRRMIVSHADLIGEIAPLG; this is translated from the coding sequence ATGATAATACCGGTGAGATGTTTCACATGCGGAAAGGTGGTCGGAAGCGCGTACCCCGAGTATGTCAAGCGCGTAGGCATGGGAGAGAACCCCAAGGATGTCCTGAACAGCCTCGGGTTCGAGAGATACTGCTGCCGCAGGATGATCGTATCCCATGCGGACCTCATCGGAGAGATAGCGCCTCTCGGATAA